Proteins co-encoded in one Vigna radiata var. radiata cultivar VC1973A unplaced genomic scaffold, Vradiata_ver6 scaffold_134, whole genome shotgun sequence genomic window:
- the LOC106753567 gene encoding histone chaperone RTT106-like, giving the protein MVRTRGASSSCGEASSSRGQPSSSSHDERRRPTTSVRRRRVVEYRTDVIDEHHYEDHEESIQQGHREEDYVQHEDVQEQDDYSEEEGEDEDEDEDEDGDEVQDDGFPGGPHDTSLLTHYSQHVAYAIWQGQDRGEIQLRTHGKKLKNFGMYHEAIEPYISMSGLASLVNLSYEYADHGLIVSLAER; this is encoded by the exons ATGGTAAGAACTAGAGGTGCATCATCTTCCTGTGGAGAGGCTTCATCGTCTCGTGGTcaaccatcatcttcatcacatGATGAAAGGAGACGACCTACGACTTCTGTTCGTAGAAGACGTGTAGTGGAATATCGCACGGACGTCATTGATGAGCATCATTATGAGGACCATGAGGAGTCTATACAGCAGGGACATCGTGAGGAGGACTATGTTCAACATGAGGATGTTCAAGAGCAGGATGACTATAGTGAGGAAGAaggtgaagatgaagatgaagatgaggatGAAGATGGAGATGAAGTTCAAGATGATGGATTTCCAGGAGGTCCACATGACACCTCCTTGCTTACACACTATTCCCAGCATGTTGCATATGCCATATGGCAAGGCCAG GATCGAGGGGAGATTCAATTGAGGACccatggtaaaaaattaaaaaattttggaatgTATCATGAGGCTATCGAGCCATATATATCCATGTCGGGGTTGGCTTCCTTAGTCAACCTATCCTACGAGTATGCTGATCATGGATTGATCGTTTCACTTGCGGAGAGATGA
- the LOC106753608 gene encoding probable xyloglucan galactosyltransferase GT17 produces MFFRKPSPTTPLHSLPSQTPSFSKSKDPHNHIITNKLKYTIFLSLFLLSWLLLLPHHHHHHLTPLQNKTTTTCQGSGPLFYIYALPSRFNLGLLQRCHNLNIYTNMCPHVANNGLGQPLPTPSWYATHQFIGDMIVHARLQNHPCRTSDPHAARLFYIPFYGGLHASSVFREHNLTLRDALAVDLVDFIQSQPWWKRNNGKDHFVAVGRTAWDFMRTKDGPDFGANIFLNLPTVRNMSVLTVERHPWQGHNQFAIPYPSYFHPKTLSEMLTWQNTVRQRPRPFLFSFVGGTRPNLAKAKVRDHIVTQCHASERCILVQCASGDARCHNPMNVVEVMSKSTFCLQAPGDSFTRRSTFDSVLAGCIPVFFSEHTAYTQYVWYFPTERDTYSVFIDEREVNEGKKKIEDVLAGIEEKEVEKMREVVIGLIPKLTYTHPNASGVVGFEDVVDVALQQLSRLVLDETRSLVSADI; encoded by the exons ATGTTCTTCCGCAAGCCATCACCAACTACCCCTCTGCACTCTCTTCCTTCCCAAACACCATCCTTCTCAAAATCCAAAGACCCCCACAATCACATAATCACCAACAAGTTAAAGTACACCATCTTCTTATcactctttcttctttcatggcttcttcttcttccccatcaccatcaccatcacctcACACCACTACAAAACAAAACTACCACAACATGCCAAGGATCAGGACCGTTGTTCTACATCTACGCCCTCCCCTCGCGCTTCAACCTAGGACTCCTCCAACGTTGTCACAACCTTAACATCTACACCAACATGTGCCCCCATGTCGCTAACAATGGCCTTGGCCAACCCCTTCCCACTCCCTCCTGGTACGCTACACACCAGTTCATCGGGGACATGATCGTGCACGCGCGTCTTCAGAACCACCCCTGCCGCACCTCCGATCCCCACGCCGCTCGTCTCTTCTACATCCCCTTCTATGGTGGTCTTCACGCTTCCAGCGTCTTCCGTGAGCACAATCTCACCCTCCGTGATGCTTTGGCCGTCGATCTTGTTGACTTCATCCAGAGTCAACCATGGTGGAAAAGGaacaatg ggaaagACCATTTTGTTGCCGTGGGGAGAACAGCGTGGGATTTCATGCGCACAAAAGATGGACCCGACTTCGGAGCAAACATCTTCCTTAACCTACCAACTGTCCGAAACATGTCGGTGCTAACAGTGGAACGACATCCCTGGCAAGGACACAACCAATTCGCAATCCCCTACCCCTCCTACTTCCACCCCAAAACCCTCTCCGAGATGCTCACGTGGCAGAACACCGTTCGTCAACGCCCTCGTCCATTCCTCTTCTCCTTCGTCGGCGGCACGCGCCCCAACCTCGCAAAAGCCAAGGTCCGTGACCACATCGTCACCCAGTGCCACGCATCGGAACGTTGCATTTTGGTCCAGTGCGCTAGTGGTGATGCTCGGTGCCACAACCCCATGAATGTTGTGGAAGTTATGAGCAAGTCCACGTTCTGTCTTCAGGCCCCAGGAGACTCCTTCACGCGCCGGTCAACCTTCGACTCGGTTCTTGCTGGCTGTATTCCCGTGTTTTTCTCAGAGCATACTGCGTATACACAGTACGTGTGGTACTTTCCTACGGAGAGGGATACGTATTCGGTGTTCATAGACGAGAGAGAGGTGAatgaagggaagaagaagatCGAAGATGTGCTTGCGGGTATTGAAGAGAAAGAGGTTGAGAAAATGCGTGAGGTGGTCATAGGGTTGATCCCGAAACTCACTTACACGCACCCCAATGCGAGTGGAGTTGTTGGGTTTGAGGATGTTGTGGATGTTGCGCTGCAACAGCTCTCACGGCTCGTTTTGGACGAAACCAGAAGCTTGGTAAGCGCCGACATTTGA